In Meleagris gallopavo isolate NT-WF06-2002-E0010 breed Aviagen turkey brand Nicholas breeding stock chromosome 3, Turkey_5.1, whole genome shotgun sequence, one DNA window encodes the following:
- the CEP76 gene encoding centrosomal protein of 76 kDa: MALPPAKGSELKRLIQQQLQKMDVHGRIREVLAETIREELAPEHQQLSMEDLIKALRQRGIIDDVMKELKFVTDVNGKERTSSPKPSTHFVDREPPVLKKTNIDPTRRYLYLQVLGGKAFLEHLQEPDPLPGQICSTFTLCLHFRNQRFRSKPVPCACEPDFHDGFLLEVHKESLGDGSKMVDATTMLSVCDPVHMVLIRTDTFGETTLVASYFLEWRSVLAAENGITNVAVELLGVGTESKVSVGVLNIRLEMYPPLSKTLSPEITNTQFTLERQKIAEKERLFLVYAKQWWREYLQIRPTHNSRLVKIFAQDENGVNRPVCSYIRPLRAGRLLDTPRQAARFVSVLGYERAPVIGGGGGKQEQWCTLLAFICRNKGDCEDHANLLCSLLLGYGLEAFVCVGTKAKGVPHTWVMTCGTDGTVTFWESLTGHRYIHRPINPDDPPIVEQPKPLYPYRTIGCVFNHQKFYGNCQPSDAVEVCVFDLHDESRWKPMSAEAIKSVCSPGTASSVPPFPPLCASAIDAAVTSNDLELQLRILVSEHRKDLGLSTVWDDHLSYLLSPALAAYELERATGISAGNEEFQDAVRRAVPDGHTFKGFPIHFVYRNARRAFATCLRSPFCEEIICCRGDQVRLAVRVRVFAYPESACAVWIMFACKYRSVL; encoded by the exons ATGGATGTCCATGGCAGGATCAGAGAAGTTCTGGCGGAGACGATACGTGAGGAGCTGGCACCTGAGCATCAGCAGCTATCCATGGAAGATCTGATAAAAGCCTTAAGACAACGAGGAATCATCGATGACGTTATGAAAGAACTTAAATTTGTCACT GATGTGAATGGAAAGGAGAGGACTTCATCTCCAAAACCATCGACACATTTTGTTGATAGAGAACCACCGGTTTTGAAAAAAA CTAACATTGACCCAACACGAAGGTATCTTTACCTTCAGGTTCTGGGTGGAAAAGCTTTTCTGGAACATCTTCAGGAACCAGATCCTCTGCCTGGACAAATCTGTTCTACTTTTACTCTGTGTCTACATTTCCGAAATCAGCGTTTCCGTTCTAAACCTGTTCCGTGTGCTTGTGAGCCAGATTTCCATGATGGTTTTTTACTTGAAGTTCACAAGGAGAGCCTAG GTGATGGGAGTAAAATGGTGGATGCAACCACTATGTTATCTGTATGTGATCCTGTGCATATGGTTCTGATCAGAACAGACACGTTTGGGGAGACAACGCTGGTAGCATCCTATTTCTTGGAGTGGCGATCTGTCTTAGCTGCAGAGAACGGCATCACAAATGTTGCTGTTGAACTCCTGGGTGTAG GTACAGAATCAAAGGTTTCTGTCGGTGTTTTGAACATCAGACTTGAAATGTATCCACCGCTTAGTAAGACGCTGTCTCCAGAAATAACAAACACTCAG TTCACTTTGGAACGTCAGAAGATAGCAGAAAAAGAACGTTTATTTCTTGTGTATGCTAAACAGTGGTGGAGAGAATACCTGCAGATTAGGCCTACACACAACTCAAGGCTGGTAAAGATTTTTGCACAG GATGAAAATGGAGTAAACCGTCCAGTATGTTCATATATCAGACCACTTCGAGCGGGCCGGTTGCTGGACACACCTAGACAAGCAGCACGATTTGTCAGTGTCCTGGGTTATGAAAGAGCTCCTGTCATTGGAGGAGGTGGTGGCAAACAAGAACAGTGGTGCACACTTCTTGCGTTCATATGTAGAAACAAG GGTGACTGTGAAGATCATGCTAACCTTCTGTGCAGTCTTCTTCTTGGCTATGGATTGGAAGCCTTTGTGTGTGtaggaacaaaagcaaaaggagtTCCCCACACGTGGGTAATGACTTGTGGTACTGATGGAACGGTTACTTTTTGGGAGAGCTTAACAGGACATAG GTACATCCACAGACCTATCAACCCTGATGACCCTCCAATAGTCGAACAGCCCAAGCCATTGTATCCTTATCGCACGATAGGTTGTGTCTTCAATCATCAGAAGTTCTATGGAAACTGTCAGCCCTCTGATGCAGTGGAGGTCTGTGTGTTTGACTTACACGATGAGTCTAGATGGAAGCCCATGAGTGCAGAAGCAATAAAATCAGTGTGTTCTCCTGGAACTGCATCTTCAGTTCccccttttcctcctctgtgtGCTTCTGCGATAGATGCAGCAGTGACAAGCAACGATTTAGAATTGCAACTAAGAATACTTGTCTCAGAACACAGGAAG GATCTTGGCCTTTCTACTGTTTGGGATGACCATCTATCCTATCTATTGTCACCAGCATTAGCAGCCTACGAGCTTGAACGTGCAACTGGTATTTCTGCAGGAAACGAGGAGTTTCAGGATGCTGTAAGAAGAGCAGTACCTGATGGTCACACATTTAAAGGGTTTCCAATCCATTTTGTGTACAGAAATGCCAGGAGAGCATTTGCCACATGTCTTCG GTCTCCTTTTTGTGAAGAAATAATCTGTTGTAGGGGTGACCAGGTGCGACTTGCTGTTCGTGTACGTGTGTTTGCATACCCTGAATCTGCGTGTGCTGTTTGGATCATGTTTGCTTGTAAATATCGCTCTGtcctctga